From the genome of bacterium, one region includes:
- a CDS encoding ASKHA domain-containing protein, translated as MKQYQVTFYPYNKSIDVPEGGNLLRAAIAADIYITSSCGGNGSCGKCRILLKEGEIKTEVSSKLTREELAAGYHLACLSWVMSDLLVDIPPESRLGDRRILAEPKKEKTDRRMLTPERLSILSQDWCSLPMTEKIFLELEPPSAADNIDDLSRLKRALRLTQGIEEFHPDLSLLQSLAGILRKNEFKVTLTLLRTSQPVRIINIEPGDTRGRHLCVAVDVGTTSIYGQLIDLASGRMAAQASDYNAQIACGEDIISRIVFSQRGDGLKKLQDLVVKTINGIIHRLVAESKVKTEAISYLMIAGNTTMIHLLLGIDPKYIRETPYVPTATLLPAIAASEVNLDLSPGAQAYFLPSVSSYVGGDITAGILGTGIFKEEALTLYVDLGTNGEVVLGNQDWLMTASCSAGPAFEGGGIKHGMRADLGAIEQIKIDDQSLEPVLLTFGHKPPKGICGTGLMDIVAELLETGVINQRGKFNPDLESPRIRKYNRTTEYVLAWADETAIGQDIVITEADIDNLIRAKGAIYGGISVLLEAVGLGVEALDRIIIAGNLGYHVEVHRAVTIGLLPEVPVEKIFFIGNGSLLGASMAAYCRDSYKQSNQIARMMTNVELSDHPGFMDEYISALFLPHTDETRFPQTTARLARRLAKSQ; from the coding sequence ATGAAGCAATATCAAGTCACTTTCTATCCTTATAATAAGTCTATTGATGTCCCTGAAGGGGGGAATCTTCTGCGGGCGGCTATTGCCGCGGATATTTATATCACCTCTTCCTGCGGAGGAAACGGAAGTTGTGGCAAGTGCCGGATTCTTCTGAAAGAAGGAGAAATTAAAACTGAGGTATCTTCTAAACTAACCCGGGAAGAATTAGCCGCCGGGTATCATCTGGCCTGCCTGAGCTGGGTAATGAGTGATCTGTTAGTAGATATCCCTCCTGAGTCCAGGCTCGGAGACCGCCGCATTCTGGCTGAACCAAAAAAAGAAAAAACAGACCGGCGAATGCTCACGCCGGAAAGGTTGAGTATCCTATCTCAAGATTGGTGCTCCCTGCCTATGACTGAAAAGATCTTCCTGGAGCTGGAACCGCCTTCGGCCGCCGATAACATAGATGATTTATCCCGTCTTAAACGAGCCTTGCGCCTTACTCAGGGAATAGAAGAATTTCACCCGGACCTATCCCTTCTTCAGAGCTTAGCCGGAATCCTTCGGAAAAACGAGTTTAAAGTTACCCTCACCTTGCTCAGAACTTCTCAGCCGGTCAGGATAATTAATATTGAACCGGGAGATACACGAGGCCGGCACCTCTGTGTGGCTGTAGACGTGGGAACGACCTCTATTTATGGTCAACTGATCGACCTTGCCTCCGGCAGGATGGCGGCTCAGGCCTCTGATTATAATGCCCAGATTGCTTGTGGAGAAGATATTATCAGTCGTATTGTTTTTTCTCAACGGGGAGACGGACTAAAAAAACTTCAGGACCTGGTGGTTAAAACCATCAATGGCATTATCCATCGACTTGTGGCCGAATCTAAGGTAAAAACAGAGGCCATTTCTTATCTAATGATCGCCGGCAATACCACCATGATTCACCTCCTTCTGGGGATAGACCCTAAATATATCAGGGAGACCCCTTATGTCCCGACGGCAACTCTTCTTCCCGCTATTGCCGCCTCTGAAGTTAATCTTGATCTTTCTCCTGGCGCTCAAGCCTATTTTCTTCCCTCTGTGTCGAGTTATGTGGGAGGAGATATAACCGCCGGCATCCTGGGCACCGGAATATTTAAGGAAGAAGCCCTTACCCTTTACGTTGATTTAGGGACTAACGGGGAAGTGGTTCTGGGTAACCAGGACTGGTTAATGACCGCCTCTTGTTCCGCCGGTCCTGCCTTTGAAGGGGGTGGAATAAAACACGGCATGCGGGCTGATTTAGGGGCGATTGAGCAGATTAAGATTGATGATCAAAGCCTGGAGCCTGTTCTCCTTACCTTCGGACATAAGCCGCCCAAAGGAATCTGCGGCACCGGCTTAATGGATATTGTGGCTGAACTATTGGAAACAGGGGTAATTAATCAGCGAGGGAAATTCAACCCTGACTTGGAAAGTCCCAGGATTCGTAAATATAATCGAACAACCGAATATGTCTTAGCCTGGGCGGATGAAACAGCTATTGGTCAGGATATCGTTATTACCGAGGCCGATATTGACAATCTTATTCGGGCTAAAGGGGCTATTTATGGGGGCATTTCCGTCCTTTTAGAGGCGGTGGGGCTTGGAGTTGAAGCCCTGGATCGAATCATTATCGCCGGGAATCTTGGTTATCACGTAGAAGTCCATCGGGCCGTAACGATAGGTTTATTGCCTGAGGTACCGGTGGAAAAGATCTTCTTTATCGGCAATGGATCCCTTCTGGGCGCTTCAATGGCGGCTTACTGTAGAGACAGTTATAAGCAATCAAACCAAATCGCCCGGATGATGACCAATGTGGAGCTTTCAGACCACCCTGGATTTATGGATGAATATATCTCGGCCCTGTTTCTACCCCATACGGATGAGACCCGTTTCCCTCAAACTACGGCCCGGTTGGCCCGGAGGTTAGCCAAGAGCCAATAG
- a CDS encoding ABC transporter ATP-binding protein, with protein sequence MEKLNEIASSKNQPVVEGIDIYKSYPFKRGSLPVLKGVNIAVKEGEAVAVVGVSGAGKSTLLHLLAALDRPDKGKITLKGHDLGSLSDQQLAEIRNQRIGLIFQFHHLLPEFTAVENCLMPSLIGRRKRTEVRDRAKKLLSQVGLSHRLEHKPGELSCGEQQRVAIARALINNPELILADEPTGNLDEGNSREIYELLLGLTRDGGHSLLIVTHDRELVKEVNRVVELSQGKTVEL encoded by the coding sequence GTGGAAAAATTAAACGAGATAGCTTCATCGAAAAACCAGCCCGTGGTAGAAGGAATTGATATTTACAAATCTTACCCCTTCAAGAGAGGCAGCTTACCTGTCTTAAAAGGGGTGAATATTGCGGTAAAAGAAGGCGAGGCCGTAGCGGTAGTTGGTGTCTCTGGGGCAGGCAAAAGCACCCTTCTTCATCTCCTGGCGGCCCTGGACAGACCGGATAAAGGTAAAATTACCTTGAAGGGCCATGATCTGGGGAGTCTATCTGACCAGCAGTTAGCCGAGATAAGAAATCAACGAATAGGGCTTATCTTCCAGTTCCATCATCTCTTGCCCGAATTTACGGCCGTAGAAAATTGCTTAATGCCTTCTCTGATTGGCCGAAGAAAAAGAACAGAGGTAAGAGATAGGGCCAAAAAACTTTTATCTCAGGTAGGATTATCTCACCGCCTGGAGCACAAACCCGGTGAATTATCCTGCGGGGAACAGCAGCGAGTAGCCATCGCCCGGGCCTTGATCAATAACCCGGAACTTATTCTGGCCGATGAGCCAACCGGAAATCTGGACGAAGGTAATTCCAGGGAAATATATGAACTTCTCTTAGGCTTAACCAGAGATGGTGGGCATAGCTTGTTGATTGTTACCCATGATCGAGAGTTGGTTAAAGAAGTAAATAGAGTGGTCGAGCTGAGTCAGGGGAAGACGGTAGAGTTGTAA
- the ilvE gene encoding branched-chain-amino-acid transaminase has product MGLKIYLDGKLVPEEEAKISVFDHGLLYGDGVFEGIRSYNGRIFKLAEHLNRLYASARAIMLDIPLSKEDLTQAIITTVRANQIRDGYIRLVVTRGIGDLGLDPRKAVNPSIFIIVDKITLYPEEYYINGLEVITVPTRRNFPEAINPCIKSLNYLNNILAKIEANMAGVLEAVMLNADGFVAECTGDNIFIVREGTLITPPTYLGALEGITRDTVIQLAKEMNCPVKEEPFTRYDLYTASECFLTGTAAEVVPVIKIDSRKIGDGRPGPTTRKLIEAFHQLTQTTGTSVY; this is encoded by the coding sequence ATGGGACTCAAGATTTATCTTGATGGGAAGTTAGTTCCGGAAGAGGAAGCCAAGATATCTGTTTTTGACCATGGGCTTCTTTACGGAGATGGGGTTTTTGAGGGGATAAGGTCTTATAATGGCCGGATATTTAAGCTGGCTGAACATTTAAATCGTCTCTATGCTTCAGCCCGGGCTATTATGCTTGATATCCCTCTTTCCAAAGAAGACTTAACCCAAGCCATTATTACGACGGTGCGGGCCAATCAGATTCGGGATGGTTACATCCGCTTAGTGGTCACCCGGGGGATAGGTGATTTAGGGCTTGATCCCCGAAAGGCGGTCAACCCTTCCATCTTTATCATTGTGGATAAAATAACCCTTTATCCTGAAGAATATTATATAAACGGTTTAGAGGTGATCACCGTACCTACCAGGCGGAACTTTCCTGAAGCGATAAATCCATGTATCAAATCCCTTAATTATCTCAACAATATCTTAGCCAAAATTGAGGCTAATATGGCGGGAGTTCTGGAGGCAGTGATGCTTAATGCCGATGGATTTGTGGCCGAATGCACCGGAGATAACATCTTTATTGTCAGGGAGGGGACACTAATCACTCCACCTACTTATCTGGGAGCCCTGGAAGGGATAACCAGAGATACCGTGATACAACTGGCTAAAGAGATGAATTGTCCGGTCAAAGAAGAACCCTTTACCCGATATGACCTTTATACTGCCTCTGAATGTTTTCTGACCGGAACAGCGGCTGAAGTGGTTCCTGTAATAAAAATAGATAGCCGTAAAATAGGTGATGGAAGACCAGGACCAACCACCCGGAAACTTATAGAAGCCTTTCACCAATTGACCCAGACGACCGGAACATCGGTCTACTGA